One segment of Amycolatopsis alba DSM 44262 DNA contains the following:
- the thrS gene encoding threonine--tRNA ligase has protein sequence MVVPAGTTAGSAVREAGLPTKGPDTIVVVRDAEGNLRDLSWAPETDVEVEAVAANTDDGRSVIRHSAAHVLAQAVQQQFPQAKLGIGPPVKDGFYYDFAVDTPFTPEDLQALEKRMKQIVKGAQQFSRRVFDSVDEAKKELADEPFKLELVDIKSDVDTSEVMEVGGGELTIYDNLDPRTKERVWSDLCRGPHVPTTKFIPAFKLTRVAAAYWRGDDKNPQLQRIYGTAWESSEAQDVYLERLAEAERRDHRKLGVELDLFSFPDEIGSGLPVFHPKGGIIRQEMENYSRQRHVEAGYDFVYSPHITKGALFETSGHLDWYRDGMYPAMHLDAEHNEDGTVRKPGQDYYLKPMNCPFHDLIFRSRGRSYRELPLRMFEFGSVYRYEKSGVIHGLTRVRGMTQDDAHIFCTLEQVPGELKSLLDFVLNLLRDYGLDDFYLELSTRNDEKYIGSDEVWDEATEVLRTAAVDSGLELVPDPGGAAFYGPKISVQAKDALGRTWQMSTIQLDFMLPEKFELEYTAGDGSRRRPVMIHRALFGSIERFFGVLTEHYAGAFPAWLSPVQVVGIPITEGQVDHLREVEKALRAKGIRVNVDASDDRMQKKIRTHTTQKVPFMLLAGAKDVEAGAVSFRFRDGGQINGVSVADAVEAIAGWVQRRENSSPTVAGLETVLR, from the coding sequence GTGGTGGTACCGGCGGGCACTACGGCGGGCTCCGCGGTCCGCGAAGCCGGGCTGCCGACGAAGGGGCCGGACACGATCGTCGTCGTGCGCGACGCCGAGGGCAACCTCCGTGACCTTTCCTGGGCTCCGGAGACCGACGTCGAGGTCGAAGCCGTCGCGGCGAACACCGACGACGGCCGCAGCGTCATCCGCCACTCGGCCGCCCACGTGCTCGCCCAGGCGGTGCAGCAGCAGTTCCCGCAGGCGAAGCTCGGCATCGGGCCGCCGGTCAAGGACGGCTTCTACTACGACTTCGCCGTCGACACCCCGTTCACCCCGGAAGACCTGCAGGCGCTCGAAAAGCGCATGAAGCAGATCGTGAAGGGCGCGCAGCAGTTCTCCCGCCGCGTCTTCGACTCGGTCGACGAGGCCAAGAAGGAACTGGCCGACGAGCCGTTCAAGCTCGAACTGGTCGACATCAAGTCCGATGTGGACACTTCCGAGGTGATGGAGGTCGGCGGCGGCGAGCTGACCATCTACGACAACCTCGACCCGCGCACCAAGGAGCGCGTGTGGAGCGACCTCTGCCGCGGCCCGCACGTGCCGACCACCAAGTTCATCCCGGCGTTCAAGCTGACCCGTGTCGCGGCGGCGTACTGGCGCGGTGACGACAAGAACCCGCAGCTGCAGCGGATCTACGGCACCGCGTGGGAGTCCTCCGAGGCACAGGACGTCTACCTGGAGCGCCTCGCCGAGGCCGAGCGGCGCGACCACCGCAAGCTCGGTGTCGAGCTGGACCTGTTCTCCTTCCCCGACGAGATCGGCTCGGGGCTGCCCGTGTTCCACCCCAAGGGCGGGATCATCCGGCAGGAGATGGAGAACTACTCGCGTCAGCGGCACGTGGAGGCGGGGTACGACTTCGTCTACTCGCCGCACATCACCAAGGGCGCGCTCTTCGAGACCTCCGGGCACCTCGACTGGTACCGCGACGGCATGTACCCGGCGATGCACCTCGACGCCGAGCACAACGAGGACGGCACGGTCCGCAAGCCCGGCCAGGACTACTACCTCAAGCCGATGAACTGCCCGTTCCACGACCTGATCTTCCGTTCGCGCGGGCGTTCCTACCGGGAACTGCCGCTGCGGATGTTCGAGTTCGGCTCGGTGTACCGCTACGAGAAGTCCGGCGTGATCCACGGGCTGACCCGCGTGCGCGGCATGACGCAGGACGACGCGCACATCTTCTGCACCCTGGAGCAGGTCCCCGGTGAGCTGAAGTCCCTTTTGGACTTCGTGCTGAACCTGTTGCGCGACTACGGCCTCGACGACTTCTACCTCGAACTGTCCACTCGCAACGACGAGAAGTACATCGGTTCGGACGAGGTGTGGGACGAGGCGACCGAGGTGCTGCGCACCGCCGCCGTCGACTCCGGACTGGAACTGGTGCCGGACCCTGGCGGCGCGGCGTTCTACGGGCCGAAGATCTCCGTGCAGGCGAAGGACGCGCTGGGCCGCACCTGGCAGATGTCGACCATCCAGCTGGACTTCATGCTGCCCGAGAAGTTCGAGCTGGAGTACACCGCGGGCGACGGCAGCCGCCGGCGCCCGGTGATGATCCACCGTGCGCTGTTCGGCTCGATCGAGCGGTTCTTCGGCGTGCTGACCGAGCACTACGCGGGCGCGTTCCCGGCGTGGCTGTCGCCGGTCCAGGTGGTCGGCATCCCGATCACCGAGGGCCAGGTGGACCACCTGCGCGAGGTCGAGAAGGCGCTGCGGGCCAAGGGAATCCGGGTCAACGTCGACGCGAGCGACGACCGGATGCAGAAGAAGATCCGCACCCACACCACGCAGAAGGTGCCCTTCATGCTCCTGGCGGGCGCGAAGGACGTCGAGGCGGGCGCGGTGTCGTTCCGGTTCCGTGACGGCGGCCAGATCAACGGTGTTTCGGTGGCCGACGCGGTCGAGGCGATCGCCGGCTGGGTCCAGCGCCGTGAGAACTCCTCGCCGACGGTGGCGGGCTTGGAGACGGTTCTCCGGTGA
- a CDS encoding ParB/Srx family N-terminal domain-containing protein encodes MGDEQHCEEFEGEQIGPLIYWVRYVLIPMDQVPRELPWHEYCMRDVAGGKTSTRERSDVAVMPDCCWYHSGDWGAVTMAAVRLIAQAEATGLEQNYQLCQEVLDLARADGMSGWALQALESLVKNPILIREYSNSRFVIDGGQHRIRAMRDANLTEILIGKPSWR; translated from the coding sequence ATGGGCGACGAACAGCACTGCGAAGAGTTCGAGGGCGAGCAGATCGGTCCGCTGATCTATTGGGTCCGTTATGTTTTGATACCGATGGACCAGGTGCCTCGCGAGTTGCCTTGGCACGAGTACTGCATGCGCGATGTGGCGGGTGGAAAGACGTCCACTCGGGAGCGATCCGACGTTGCCGTCATGCCGGATTGCTGTTGGTATCACAGTGGGGATTGGGGCGCAGTCACGATGGCAGCGGTCCGGTTGATCGCTCAAGCCGAGGCGACCGGCCTAGAGCAGAACTACCAGCTCTGCCAGGAAGTACTCGACCTTGCTCGTGCGGACGGGATGTCCGGATGGGCTTTGCAGGCACTGGAGAGCCTGGTCAAGAACCCGATCCTGATTCGCGAATACAGCAACTCGCGGTTCGTCATCGACGGTGGCCAGCACCGCATACGAGCCATGCGCGACGCCAACCTTACTGAAATCCTTATCGGTAAACCAAGCTGGCGATGA
- a CDS encoding malonic semialdehyde reductase produces the protein MTTSVEPTEALNLPQDVQDLLFREARTANSFSDEPVTDEQIRAIYELVKWAPTSMNNQPLRALVIRTEEGKKRLAPLMAEGNRAKTEAAPVTVVLAADTEFHENLPRTFPHFPGAKDLFAEEAARVETAKLNALLQVGYFIIGVRAAGLAAGPMTGFDAEGIDKEFFADKAWKSLVVINVGKPGDNPWFDRLPRLDFDEVVETV, from the coding sequence ATGACCACCAGCGTTGAGCCGACCGAAGCCTTGAACCTCCCGCAGGACGTTCAGGACCTGCTGTTCCGCGAGGCCCGCACCGCGAACAGCTTCAGCGACGAGCCGGTGACCGACGAGCAGATCCGCGCGATCTACGAACTGGTCAAGTGGGCCCCGACGTCGATGAACAACCAGCCGCTGCGCGCGCTGGTGATCCGCACCGAAGAGGGCAAGAAGCGCCTCGCCCCGCTGATGGCCGAGGGCAACCGCGCCAAGACCGAGGCCGCGCCGGTGACCGTGGTGCTGGCCGCCGACACCGAGTTCCACGAGAACCTCCCGCGCACCTTCCCGCACTTCCCCGGCGCCAAGGATCTGTTCGCCGAGGAGGCTGCCCGCGTCGAGACCGCCAAGCTCAACGCGCTGCTGCAGGTCGGCTACTTCATCATCGGCGTCCGCGCCGCGGGGCTGGCCGCCGGCCCGATGACCGGCTTCGACGCCGAAGGCATCGACAAGGAGTTCTTCGCGGACAAGGCGTGGAAGTCCCTCGTCGTGATCAACGTCGGCAAGCCGGGCGACAACCCCTGGTTCGACCGCCTGCCGCGGCTGGACTTCGACGAGGTCGTCGAGACCGTCTGA
- a CDS encoding HIT family protein, protein MTGPDGPEVVGQDGVGVPDALQRLWTPHRLAYVQGSKKPDEGCPFCHLPEKSDEDALIIARGKTVYAVLNLYPYNPGHLMAVPYRHVADYTDLTAEETVEVAEFTQHAMRVIREVSSAHGFNIGMNQGVIAGAGIAAHLHQHVVPRWGGDANFMPVIGHTKVLPQLLGETRQLLADAW, encoded by the coding sequence GTGACGGGCCCCGATGGCCCTGAAGTAGTCGGACAGGACGGAGTGGGGGTCCCGGACGCGTTGCAGCGTCTGTGGACCCCGCATCGGCTCGCCTACGTGCAGGGGTCGAAGAAACCTGACGAGGGCTGCCCGTTCTGTCATCTTCCGGAGAAGAGCGACGAGGACGCGCTGATCATCGCGCGCGGGAAGACCGTGTACGCGGTGCTGAACCTGTACCCGTACAACCCCGGTCACCTGATGGCCGTGCCGTACCGCCATGTCGCGGACTACACGGATCTGACGGCGGAGGAGACCGTCGAGGTGGCGGAGTTCACCCAGCACGCGATGCGGGTGATCCGTGAGGTGTCCTCGGCGCACGGGTTCAACATCGGGATGAACCAGGGTGTGATCGCCGGCGCGGGAATCGCCGCGCATCTGCACCAGCACGTGGTGCCGCGGTGGGGTGGCGACGCGAACTTCATGCCGGTGATCGGGCATACGAAGGTGCTGCCGCAGCTGCTGGGGGAGACCCGGCAGCTGCTGGCGGACGCCTGGTAA
- a CDS encoding tyrosine-type recombinase/integrase, producing MEQEALIRRNLWLDPREAEMLFGVFAEELMDAVGPRLEPTTLAKYRSFLDNHLLPQWSSWPLAGIFNSYVEIEKWLSELHEDYAYSSVASIFSLFSTILGAAVKARKIPANPCAGIRVTSGDFEVENLVATPVQALRASMWLDESGLGLLDFYTGYRWGELVGQQRQEYDNEARAIQTREPLKEIGGRLFKGGRRVDTSRLAGLGPRLTRPVTPRRQGGRAKKGRTKTPAGTRSVELPPSIAVFYEELMDSHSFPFVLCSAEGAPLRRSNFRNRYWRPVWDGSDAEHTRSAEVVQPILPTFTFHEGRHSHSTWLAEDGIPEVARRARLGQKMKGIARVYDHVTPLMRRQILQALETRWIGSLVALTPSERTRLGE from the coding sequence GTGGAGCAGGAGGCGCTGATCCGGCGCAACCTGTGGCTGGACCCTCGGGAAGCGGAGATGTTGTTCGGCGTGTTCGCCGAGGAGCTCATGGACGCGGTCGGTCCGCGGCTGGAACCGACGACGCTGGCGAAGTACCGGTCCTTCCTGGACAACCACCTACTGCCGCAGTGGTCGTCCTGGCCGCTGGCCGGAATCTTCAACAGCTACGTCGAGATCGAGAAGTGGCTCTCGGAGTTGCACGAGGACTACGCGTACTCGTCGGTGGCGTCGATCTTCTCGTTGTTCTCCACGATCTTGGGTGCGGCGGTGAAGGCGAGGAAGATCCCGGCGAACCCGTGTGCCGGGATCCGGGTCACCTCGGGTGATTTCGAGGTCGAGAACCTCGTCGCTACACCGGTGCAGGCACTCCGTGCCTCGATGTGGCTGGATGAGAGCGGGCTCGGGTTGCTCGACTTCTACACCGGTTACCGCTGGGGCGAGCTGGTCGGTCAGCAACGCCAAGAGTACGACAACGAAGCGCGGGCAATTCAGACCCGTGAGCCGTTGAAGGAGATCGGCGGGCGGCTCTTCAAAGGCGGCCGCAGGGTCGACACGTCGAGGTTGGCCGGTCTCGGGCCGCGGCTGACTCGTCCGGTGACGCCGAGACGACAGGGTGGCCGGGCGAAGAAGGGCCGGACCAAGACTCCGGCTGGTACGCGAAGCGTGGAGCTGCCGCCGAGTATCGCGGTCTTCTATGAGGAGTTGATGGACAGTCACAGCTTCCCGTTCGTGCTCTGCAGCGCCGAAGGTGCGCCGTTGCGGCGGTCGAACTTCCGCAACCGCTACTGGCGCCCAGTGTGGGATGGCAGTGATGCTGAACACACGCGGTCTGCGGAAGTGGTTCAGCCGATCCTGCCGACCTTCACCTTCCACGAAGGGCGGCACAGCCACAGCACCTGGCTGGCCGAGGACGGTATCCCCGAGGTCGCCAGGCGAGCACGGCTAGGGCAGAAGATGAAGGGCATCGCGCGGGTCTACGACCACGTGACGCCGCTCATGCGCCGTCAGATCCTGCAAGCGCTCGAGACCCGGTGGATCGGCTCGCTGGTCGCACTGACGCCGAGCGAGCGGACGAGGCTGGGGGAGTGA
- a CDS encoding CPBP family intramembrane glutamic endopeptidase, with product MENENTRKPVSATEEARQSRITERLLADRHSLPLSITLHLAPGVLIVAAYLLIGEPLAESIGYPPFLGWAIAMLLALLPFELGLLLWLGRRRNGRFALRGVVHYLDKPLSRGKLVAIVIPLIVWFLVVSFALTPMDNFFYEQLFRWVPFEGAGGGVTDVLSGYPHSVMVIALAVCIPLTGLAFPVIEELYFRGFLMGRLSRLGRWAPVVSTALFSLYHLWSPWVFLSRIIFFLPGPWIAWRKKDLRVSIGMHAGLTFLLQTFGTIALLLNLTP from the coding sequence ATGGAGAACGAAAACACGCGGAAGCCTGTGTCCGCCACAGAAGAGGCTCGACAGAGCCGAATCACCGAGCGGTTACTGGCCGACAGGCACTCCTTGCCGCTGTCCATCACGCTGCACCTCGCCCCCGGCGTCCTGATCGTCGCCGCTTACCTGCTCATCGGCGAACCTCTGGCCGAGTCCATCGGCTATCCACCGTTCCTGGGCTGGGCCATCGCCATGCTCCTGGCCCTCCTGCCGTTCGAGCTCGGCCTGCTGCTGTGGCTGGGCCGCCGGCGCAACGGCCGGTTCGCGCTACGTGGAGTGGTGCACTACCTGGACAAGCCACTATCTCGCGGGAAACTCGTCGCCATCGTCATCCCCCTGATCGTGTGGTTCCTTGTGGTGTCATTCGCGTTGACGCCCATGGACAACTTCTTCTACGAGCAGCTGTTCCGATGGGTTCCGTTCGAAGGCGCGGGCGGCGGCGTCACCGACGTCCTCTCCGGATACCCGCACTCGGTCATGGTCATCGCGTTGGCGGTCTGCATCCCCCTGACCGGGCTGGCCTTTCCGGTCATCGAGGAACTGTACTTCCGCGGTTTCCTGATGGGCCGCCTGTCCCGGCTGGGCCGATGGGCGCCGGTTGTCAGCACGGCGCTGTTCTCGCTGTACCACCTGTGGTCGCCCTGGGTGTTCCTGTCCAGGATCATCTTCTTCCTCCCTGGTCCCTGGATCGCCTGGCGAAAAAAGGACCTGCGGGTGTCGATCGGAATGCACGCCGGCCTGACCTTTCTCCTGCAGACCTTCGGCACCATCGCCCTCCTGCTGAACCTCACACCGTGA
- a CDS encoding HNH endonuclease family protein, whose translation MVGERQAVWLTFLRAGIGAVLFASVASCEVPRATPAAPERSSVVGAEQAVPVAEARKLLGTLRVAVRGVLDGYDRDKFPHWKTVSGSCNVREEVLKRAGENVEVDAECAPVSGFWRSPYDGETWRKASDVDVDHVVPLAHAWVSGAKSWDQARREQFANDLTRPQLLVVTDNINQEKSDKAPDEWKPPLVSFWCTYATDWIVVKAGYGLSITVPERTALSGMLDRCR comes from the coding sequence GTGGTCGGCGAGAGACAGGCTGTCTGGCTGACGTTCCTGCGGGCGGGAATCGGAGCGGTACTGTTCGCTTCGGTGGCGTCGTGCGAGGTACCTCGCGCCACACCGGCGGCTCCGGAGCGCAGTTCGGTGGTCGGGGCGGAGCAGGCGGTTCCCGTGGCCGAGGCACGGAAGCTGCTGGGCACGTTGCGGGTCGCGGTCCGCGGGGTGTTGGACGGGTATGACCGGGACAAGTTTCCGCACTGGAAGACCGTGTCCGGCAGTTGCAACGTGCGCGAGGAAGTGCTGAAACGCGCCGGGGAGAACGTCGAGGTCGACGCGGAGTGCGCTCCGGTGTCGGGGTTCTGGCGCAGCCCTTATGACGGTGAGACGTGGCGGAAAGCGTCCGATGTCGACGTGGATCACGTGGTGCCGTTGGCCCATGCGTGGGTCAGTGGCGCGAAGTCGTGGGACCAGGCCAGGCGGGAGCAGTTCGCCAATGATCTGACCCGTCCGCAGCTGCTGGTGGTGACCGACAACATCAACCAGGAGAAGAGCGACAAGGCACCGGACGAGTGGAAGCCGCCGCTGGTGTCGTTCTGGTGTACCTACGCGACCGACTGGATCGTCGTCAAAGCCGGGTACGGGCTGTCGATCACCGTGCCGGAACGGACCGCGCTGTCGGGCATGCTCGACCGGTGCCGATGA
- a CDS encoding sugar transferase — protein MEESVRPSSTVNGTPQHIDLQSIPLPPQRGAGNAAAVDNVSARPPYAAWESRYRAWVIGSDVFTAFVLIMMSAFLIDRSDPHDMHALGTAAAFLFGLSVCRAWSPRVLGEGAEEYRTLGRGLVATAVLVALGGLLFGALAVQPWVFIVVPMISVFMFLQRYALRQVLHRRRRLGECLLPVLAAGSPDTVADLIARTKADPHVGWRVEAVCTYSGAGAERGSGEVEGVPVVGKLDELAGHVRRGGYRVVAVTADQHWNPKRLQRLAWDLEGTSAEMVVAPMLMEVAGPRLNVSGVLGMPLLRVSAPMFTGGRRLVKEVLDRCGSALLLTLVSPLLLAIAVAIKFDDRGPVIYRQRRVGRDGHTFTMLKFRTMVTNADKLKQDLQADNEGAGPLFKMRKDPRVTRVGTMLRRYSLDELPQLLNVVSGRMSLVGPRPPLPEETAKYAPDARRRLLVKPGLTGLWQVSGRSDLSWAESIRLDLRYVEDWSLALDLVILWKTFRAVVQGRGAY, from the coding sequence ATGGAAGAGTCGGTGCGGCCGTCGTCCACCGTTAACGGGACGCCGCAGCACATCGACCTTCAGTCGATCCCGCTTCCCCCGCAAAGGGGTGCGGGCAACGCCGCGGCGGTCGACAACGTGTCGGCGCGGCCGCCTTACGCGGCTTGGGAATCGCGCTACCGTGCCTGGGTCATCGGTAGTGACGTTTTCACGGCCTTCGTGCTCATCATGATGAGCGCCTTCTTGATCGATCGATCCGATCCGCACGACATGCACGCGCTCGGTACGGCGGCGGCCTTCTTGTTCGGGTTGTCTGTCTGCCGCGCCTGGAGCCCGCGGGTGCTGGGCGAAGGCGCAGAGGAGTACCGGACGCTGGGCCGGGGCCTGGTGGCCACCGCGGTTCTCGTCGCGCTGGGCGGGCTGCTCTTCGGCGCCCTCGCCGTCCAGCCGTGGGTCTTCATCGTCGTCCCGATGATCTCGGTCTTCATGTTCCTGCAGCGGTACGCGCTGAGGCAGGTGCTGCACCGGCGCAGACGGCTCGGCGAGTGCCTGCTCCCGGTGCTCGCGGCGGGAAGCCCCGACACGGTCGCCGATCTCATCGCCCGCACCAAGGCCGATCCGCATGTCGGCTGGCGCGTGGAGGCGGTCTGCACCTACTCCGGCGCCGGCGCGGAGCGGGGGAGCGGCGAGGTGGAAGGCGTCCCGGTCGTCGGGAAGCTCGACGAACTCGCGGGCCACGTCCGCCGTGGCGGCTACCGGGTGGTGGCCGTGACCGCGGATCAGCACTGGAACCCGAAGCGCCTCCAGAGGCTCGCTTGGGACCTCGAAGGGACCTCCGCCGAGATGGTGGTCGCCCCGATGCTGATGGAGGTCGCCGGTCCCCGGCTGAACGTCTCCGGCGTACTCGGCATGCCGCTGCTGCGGGTCAGCGCGCCGATGTTCACCGGCGGCCGCCGCCTGGTCAAGGAGGTGCTCGACCGCTGCGGTTCCGCGCTGCTGCTCACCCTGGTTTCCCCGCTGCTGCTGGCGATCGCGGTCGCGATCAAGTTCGACGACCGGGGCCCGGTGATCTACCGGCAGCGCCGCGTCGGCCGCGACGGCCACACCTTCACCATGCTCAAGTTCCGCACCATGGTCACGAACGCCGACAAGCTCAAGCAGGACCTCCAGGCGGACAACGAGGGCGCGGGACCGCTGTTCAAGATGCGCAAGGATCCGCGGGTCACGCGGGTCGGCACGATGCTTCGCCGGTACTCGCTCGATGAGCTGCCACAGTTGCTCAACGTCGTGAGCGGCCGGATGTCGCTCGTCGGTCCCCGTCCGCCGTTGCCGGAGGAGACCGCGAAGTACGCTCCCGACGCGCGCCGCCGTCTGCTGGTCAAGCCGGGGCTGACCGGGCTCTGGCAGGTCAGCGGCCGCAGCGACCTCAGCTGGGCCGAGAGCATCCGCCTCGACCTGCGTTATGTCGAGGACTGGTCCCTCGCCCTCGACCTGGTGATCCTCTGGAAGACCTTCCGGGCCGTGGTGCAGGGACGAGGGGCTTACTGA
- a CDS encoding SsgA family sporulation/cell division regulator → MRNDHVTLRSTAVFDLLAPRTPAVPVKVELRYDTRDPYAVVAAFRTGRAGWVEWVYARDLLADGLLADAGDGDVRIRPSVEDPESVLIELNSPSGHAMFEASAQELADFLDRTYDVVLPGNEHLWVDVDDALTHLIPNDLA, encoded by the coding sequence ATGCGCAACGATCACGTGACGCTCCGCTCGACGGCGGTGTTCGACCTCCTGGCGCCGCGGACACCCGCGGTTCCGGTCAAGGTGGAACTGCGATACGACACACGCGACCCCTATGCGGTCGTCGCCGCCTTCCGCACCGGCCGCGCCGGCTGGGTCGAGTGGGTTTACGCGCGCGACCTCCTCGCCGACGGCCTCCTGGCCGACGCGGGCGACGGAGACGTACGCATCCGCCCCTCCGTCGAAGACCCCGAGTCCGTCCTCATCGAACTGAACTCGCCGTCCGGGCACGCCATGTTCGAGGCGTCCGCGCAAGAACTGGCCGACTTCCTCGACCGGACCTACGACGTCGTGCTCCCCGGCAACGAGCATCTGTGGGTCGACGTCGACGACGCCCTGACCCACCTGATCCCCAACGATCTGGCCTGA
- a CDS encoding NACHT domain-containing protein: MKRARPSARMTNRVDGLVSGLVVQAGVIKGGVHLHQGNPRADGDPEALAARLADAVSLLWAHELAVRGLNNPYPLPVDLRLADAELFPAWTTLVRLATGDGRRRSRSNNAWANSPRELVEGEHMLATVFPKVPSGRLVVLGDAGSGKTTLGVRFMLDLLAERRAGDPVPVMVTAAGWAPERESLAEWLRQSLYRAHPFLGVKTVEGKTRFDVLLAAGLLLPIVDGLDEMAERLRPDTIRSMNQFLQAPGQRIVVTCRTEEFRAACRPGDREVTLVASAGVELCPLEPGEVADYLESSSEGPARAGQWGPVRKALQEFPEVPVVQALRTPLLASMARELYNPAAGDLDAALPDPASLLAFPDVAAVEEHLFDAYVQHAYRGLDGERAERWLINLAHFQQTTLNGSPDIEWWRFDQAIPHALRAGLGAFVGGINVGLLGDSQSPARGLAWSWQAFLRRFTQLIGFWVTIAAVVYLGGDHTTAYACMAIGLAVGVVSGVVVGTSGDPVELPSAVSPTGVLAIDREVFLVSGAGLAVLAGGLFGTVGFFFGATAGMVVGSLGAFYAGAAVAMGKAAWGWFGYARLWWFLGRRMPLRSIRFLTDAHRRGVLRQAGAAWQFRHLGLQRRLAARHPAYVDVNRSA, translated from the coding sequence ATGAAGCGCGCACGGCCCAGCGCCCGCATGACGAACCGCGTCGACGGCCTGGTGTCGGGACTCGTGGTCCAGGCAGGTGTGATCAAAGGGGGAGTTCACCTACACCAGGGGAATCCGCGCGCGGATGGCGACCCGGAGGCCCTGGCCGCGCGGCTGGCCGACGCTGTCAGCTTGCTGTGGGCACACGAGCTGGCGGTCAGGGGGCTCAACAACCCGTATCCACTGCCGGTGGACCTGCGGCTCGCCGACGCGGAACTCTTCCCCGCTTGGACGACGCTGGTCCGCCTCGCGACCGGAGACGGCCGCCGGCGATCCCGATCGAACAACGCCTGGGCGAATTCTCCTCGGGAACTGGTCGAGGGGGAGCACATGCTTGCCACCGTGTTCCCGAAGGTGCCGAGCGGGCGCTTGGTCGTGCTCGGCGACGCCGGATCAGGGAAGACCACGCTGGGGGTGCGGTTCATGCTCGATCTGCTCGCCGAGCGTCGCGCTGGCGATCCCGTTCCCGTGATGGTGACGGCAGCCGGGTGGGCCCCTGAGCGGGAGAGCCTGGCCGAGTGGCTGCGGCAGTCGCTCTACCGTGCGCACCCATTCCTCGGGGTCAAGACCGTCGAAGGCAAGACTCGGTTCGACGTCCTGCTCGCCGCCGGTCTGCTCTTGCCGATCGTTGACGGCCTCGACGAAATGGCCGAACGGCTGCGCCCCGACACGATCCGGTCGATGAACCAGTTCCTGCAAGCGCCGGGACAACGGATCGTTGTGACCTGCCGGACGGAGGAGTTCCGGGCGGCGTGCCGGCCAGGCGATCGCGAGGTGACGCTCGTGGCGTCGGCCGGGGTCGAGCTGTGTCCACTCGAACCCGGCGAGGTGGCCGACTACCTGGAGAGCTCGTCGGAAGGACCAGCCAGGGCAGGCCAGTGGGGTCCCGTGCGTAAGGCCCTACAAGAGTTTCCTGAGGTGCCGGTCGTGCAAGCGTTGCGGACGCCTTTGCTGGCGAGCATGGCGCGAGAGCTCTACAACCCGGCCGCCGGGGACCTGGACGCGGCGCTGCCCGATCCGGCGTCGCTGCTGGCGTTCCCGGACGTTGCCGCCGTCGAGGAGCACCTCTTCGACGCCTATGTGCAACACGCGTACCGGGGCCTCGACGGTGAGCGCGCCGAACGATGGCTGATCAACTTGGCGCACTTTCAGCAGACCACGCTGAACGGATCGCCAGACATCGAGTGGTGGAGGTTCGACCAGGCAATTCCGCACGCCTTGCGAGCCGGGCTGGGCGCGTTCGTGGGAGGCATCAACGTCGGGCTCCTCGGCGACTCGCAGAGCCCCGCGCGCGGCCTGGCCTGGTCCTGGCAGGCCTTTCTTCGCAGGTTCACTCAGCTCATCGGGTTCTGGGTGACCATCGCCGCGGTGGTGTACCTCGGGGGCGACCACACCACTGCTTACGCGTGCATGGCGATCGGACTGGCGGTCGGTGTCGTGTCGGGAGTTGTGGTCGGGACCAGTGGTGACCCCGTGGAACTGCCATCTGCAGTGAGTCCCACGGGCGTTCTCGCCATCGACAGGGAGGTTTTCCTGGTGTCGGGTGCTGGGCTGGCCGTGCTGGCCGGAGGACTCTTCGGAACGGTCGGGTTCTTCTTCGGTGCGACCGCTGGAATGGTGGTCGGCTCACTCGGCGCGTTCTACGCCGGTGCCGCCGTGGCGATGGGCAAGGCAGCCTGGGGATGGTTCGGCTACGCCCGGCTCTGGTGGTTCCTCGGCCGCAGAATGCCCCTCCGGTCCATTCGTTTCTTGACGGACGCGCACCGTCGCGGCGTTCTGCGCCAGGCGGGCGCGGCGTGGCAGTTCCGGCATCTGGGCCTGCAGCGCAGGCTGGCTGCCCGCCATCCGGCTTATGTCGATGTCAACCGATCGGCTTGA